In one window of Camelina sativa cultivar DH55 chromosome 15, Cs, whole genome shotgun sequence DNA:
- the LOC104748485 gene encoding putative F-box protein At3g23420: MLNFPKDMAEEVLSRVPVTSMRKVRFACKSWNSLSKCRKFGKMHLGVAKAKNAKKSIVVLMMDYKVYLTSINLHDDKAQSSSCIEHEGKLNSLDNSYEVHVSQVFHCDGLLLCITKDHTKLVVWNPYLGQTQWIDPTHTFPRLDFYLYALGYDNRSRSYKILRFIDVFCPTTFVETNIYDFNSASWRVLDVSPDGKVDYYDRGVSLKGNTYWFAKEKPSETREGVDEEAFLVCFDFTREVFGPLLPLPFEWFVEDTATLSSVREEQLAVLFQRWDTSMLEIWITTNIEPNDVSWSTKCFLALNMTPFTFSGFQFPVTAASFFIDEEEKVAVVFDKIVLDENGLYINPNRNLAYILGVDGSVKKAFLGDSQYKHCYPLVCSYVPSLVQLNN; the protein is encoded by the coding sequence ATGCTCAATTTTCCAAAGGATATGGCGGAGGAGGTGCTCTCTAGGGTTCCAGTGACATCCATGAGAAAAGTCCGATTCGCTTGTAAAAGTTGGAACAGTTTATCTAAATGTAGGAAATTTGGAAAGATGCACCTTGGAGTAGCGAAAGCAAAGAACGCAAAGAAGTCTATAGTGGTCTTGATGATGGATTATAAGGTTTATTTGACGAGCATCAATCTTCACGACGACAAGGCTCAATCATCATCATGTATAGAGCATGAAGGTAAACTTAATAGCCTAGACAATTCATATGAAGTCCATGTATCTCAAGTCTTTCACTGCGACGGTTTGTTGTTATGCATCACCAAGGACCACACTAAGctcgtggtttggaacccgtatTTGGGTCAAACCCAGTGGATCGATCCCACACATACTTTCCCCAGATTGGACTTTTATTTGTATGCTCTTGGATACGACAATAGAAGCCGCagctacaaaatcttgagatttATTGATGTATTTTGCCCCACTACCTTTGTTGAGACCAATATCTACGACTTTAACTCTGCTTCATGGAGGGTACTTGATGTCTCTCCAGACGGGAAGGTAGATTATTATGACCGTGGAGTCTCCCTCAAGGGAAATACTTACTGGTTTGCTAAAGAGAAGCCTTCAGAAACAAGAGAAGGTGTGGACGAGGAGGctttcttggtttgttttgatttcacaagAGAGGTATTTGGGCCGCTTTTGCCTCTTCCTTTTGAGTGGTTTGTTGAAGATACTGCCACTCTATCTAGTGTTAGAGAGGAGCAGCTTGCGGTTTTATTCCAGCGATGGGACACATCAATGTTGGAGATATGGATAACTACTAACATTGAGCCCAACGACGTGTCCTGGAGCACCAAGTGTTTCTTAGCTCTCAATATGACACCATTTACTTTCTCTGGCTTCCAGTTTCCGGTCACAGCTGCgagtttcttcattgacgaggaggAGAAAGTCGCTGTGGTTTTTGATAAAATCGTTCTAGACGAGaatggtttatatataaaccCCAATCGCAATTTAGCTTACATCCTTGGAGTGGATGGATCCGTCAAAAAAGCATTTCTTGGAGATTCTCAGTACAAACATTGTTATCCACTTgtgtgctcttatgttccaagtttagtgcaacTTAATAATTag